In the genome of Halococcus hamelinensis 100A6, the window GGCCGTGGGATTGGTGATCTTCGTCGTTGCTTTGTTGGTCGGGGGCGGGATTCCGAGTGGTGCGAATGCGGCAACAGGGTTGCAGACGCCGATAGGGTATGGCAGTGCGATCACTGGAGTTCTGACTGGCCCGATCCAAGTCGCCTGTAACGTCTTCATGTTCGACTCGTTCCGCGGCCAATAAGGGAGTTCTCGCTCGATCGTTCAGTGCGTTCTTCAAGAAGTAGATGGATCGCATGGAAAGCTGGGACAAGCGGCTCTTTCATTGCACCTCCAGTGAATCTCGTGTATGGAGATTTGCGAGCTGATCAATGAAAGTGAGCGCCGCCAAGCGGTTCCGTTGATTCGCCAGCTATTCACTAATGCTGACCCACAAGAAGTGCTCGAGTGGACTGGCGAGGATGACTATCATCTTCTCGGTGGGTTCGTTGAAAATGAACTTGTTGGCGTGGCTGGCGTTCTTCTCAGACACGTCCTTCACCACGCTCGCCATGCGTGGCTCTATGATCTGGTCATCGATGAGCCACAGAGAGGCCGAGGATATGGGACTGCTCTTACGGAGCATGTGAAAAAATGGGCTACCGAGAAAGGCTGCGAGTACGTGGCGCTCGCGTCGCCGGCAACAAAAGAAGGCGTTCATGAGTACTATGAGGGGATGGGTTACGAGAAATGGGGCTACGTAATCGAAAAAGAGCTCGAATAGCGCCTATTAGACGCCAACTGTCGTAATTCACGAAGTGATGTATCGTATATTATCTCGAGGAGGGTTGTGACTCTACCGTGATTCGAATCTCGATCCCGTCTACCCCGATAACCGAGGCTTCGCCGTTCGTTGCAGTCATGCTAAACTGACTGTCCGCTACTTGGTTTTGGATCGCCTCCAGCGCTTGGGTCTCCGGAAGGACGATTTCGAACCAAGCTAGTCCGCTACCGTCACTTGGACTTGTTCGATCGTGCCAGACGTTCGCACCGATATGGTGGTGATACCCGCCAGCGGATACGAACAGCGCGTCCGGTTCGGTTACCTGAGTTTCGAATCCGAGAACGTCCACATAGAAGTCCCTGAACGCTTCGAGCGAGGTGACTTCCAAATGTACGTGTCCAACATCCGTTTCGGGCGGCACCCCTGATTCGCCACCGGCGGCCGCCTCCACTGAGTCGAGATCAAGGTAAGTAGTTCCCATCTTGATACCTCCGTCATCAGTGCGGGGCCACTCTTCACGAGGGAAGTCGTAGTAGATCTCGATGCCGTTCCCCGCCGGGTCCGTGAGGTACAACGCCTCACTGACGCCGTGGTTGGACGCACCACTGAGCCGCCAGTGATTTCGTATCCGGCCGAGGGCGTCGCCGAGTGCCGCACGTGAGGGCACTCTGAACGCGTTGTGATACAGCCCTGCCTCCGACCGACCTCGTGCTAGCGTGTCCTCGTTTTGCTCCAAGACGAGAAGTGGTGTTTCGCCAGCTCCGAGGACCACGATAGCGTTGGAACGACGTTGCACACTGAGACCGACGATATCCCGATAGAATCCCGTCAGCTCCTCGAGGTCGGAGGCTTGGAGCGCTGTTCGACCGATGTGTGTCCCCGCCGGAATCGTGTTCGAGTTCATGTAAGTGTCCATTGAGTGGAGGTGGGCAGTGCTTATCTGTCTACGTCTCTC includes:
- a CDS encoding GNAT family N-acetyltransferase; this translates as MEICELINESERRQAVPLIRQLFTNADPQEVLEWTGEDDYHLLGGFVENELVGVAGVLLRHVLHHARHAWLYDLVIDEPQRGRGYGTALTEHVKKWATEKGCEYVALASPATKEGVHEYYEGMGYEKWGYVIEKELE
- a CDS encoding VOC family protein, yielding MDTYMNSNTIPAGTHIGRTALQASDLEELTGFYRDIVGLSVQRRSNAIVVLGAGETPLLVLEQNEDTLARGRSEAGLYHNAFRVPSRAALGDALGRIRNHWRLSGASNHGVSEALYLTDPAGNGIEIYYDFPREEWPRTDDGGIKMGTTYLDLDSVEAAAGGESGVPPETDVGHVHLEVTSLEAFRDFYVDVLGFETQVTEPDALFVSAGGYHHHIGANVWHDRTSPSDGSGLAWFEIVLPETQALEAIQNQVADSQFSMTATNGEASVIGVDGIEIRITVESQPSSR